One genomic window of Halolamina sediminis includes the following:
- a CDS encoding glycine cleavage T C-terminal barrel domain-containing protein, with amino-acid sequence MTLVGGSHADHGATFGERGGREVVEEYGRPDRTVRAVRNGVGAIEMGYGVVVVTGSDRHTVVGEAVTNELPGTDGGGCYALVLDGRTIEAELFVYDAGERLLLFTPPGRAEPLARRLAAADRDVTAREATTEFGVFGVHGPMATEKIASVLHNAGAPTGAYSFVRGSMGDAGVSVVAGDAPGGEESYEVICAADDAGEVWMTLLSRGNGAAPFGYRTYETLTLEAGTPLFDPDIRGESPESTGLARVAGVGETTEEPSHRLVGLRIDAADDDRIPGSGAAVLGSDAPIGRVTRAGWSPSLSEPIAFARIDRDASVRAVRTDRGEVRATRSSLPFVEGGEQSGRLPSY; translated from the coding sequence ATGACGCTAGTCGGCGGGAGCCACGCCGATCACGGCGCGACGTTCGGCGAGCGCGGCGGCCGCGAAGTGGTCGAAGAGTACGGGCGCCCCGACCGGACGGTCCGGGCAGTCCGCAACGGCGTCGGCGCCATCGAGATGGGGTACGGCGTCGTCGTCGTGACGGGGAGCGATCGTCACACCGTCGTCGGCGAGGCCGTCACCAACGAGCTGCCCGGCACGGACGGCGGGGGCTGCTACGCGCTAGTACTCGACGGCAGAACGATCGAGGCCGAACTGTTCGTCTACGACGCCGGCGAGCGCCTGTTGCTGTTCACGCCGCCGGGGCGTGCCGAGCCGCTGGCCCGCCGGCTGGCCGCCGCCGACCGCGATGTGACCGCCCGCGAGGCGACGACCGAGTTCGGCGTGTTCGGCGTCCACGGCCCGATGGCGACCGAGAAGATCGCGTCGGTGCTGCACAACGCCGGCGCGCCGACGGGGGCGTACTCGTTCGTCCGTGGGTCGATGGGCGACGCCGGCGTCTCCGTCGTCGCCGGGGACGCGCCGGGCGGCGAGGAGAGCTACGAGGTGATCTGTGCCGCCGACGACGCCGGGGAGGTGTGGATGACGCTGCTCTCGCGGGGCAACGGCGCCGCCCCCTTCGGCTACCGGACGTACGAGACGCTCACCCTCGAAGCCGGGACGCCGCTGTTCGACCCCGACATCCGCGGCGAGTCCCCGGAATCGACCGGGCTGGCTCGCGTCGCCGGCGTCGGGGAGACCACGGAGGAGCCGAGCCACCGGCTCGTCGGCCTCCGGATCGACGCCGCGGACGACGACCGGATCCCCGGAAGCGGGGCCGCCGTGCTCGGTTCGGACGCCCCGATCGGCCGCGTGACGCGGGCAGGGTGGAGCCCGTCGCTGTCGGAACCGATCGCGTTCGCGCGGATCGATCGGGACGCGTCGGTTCGTGCCGTCCGGACCGATCGCGGGGAGGTCAGAGCGACGCGGTCGTCGCTCCCGTTCGTCGAGGGTGGCGAGCAGTCCGGGCGGCTCCCGTCGTACTGA
- a CDS encoding geranylgeranyl reductase family protein gives MYDFAVVGVGPAGARVARRAAEAGYDVVAFEQGEIGTPLACSGHVSRDIWEYTPAGAREELLQNEVYGADFHVGGAESDAYPFYKDEPVSNVIDREELDRILAEAASDAGAEIHDGHTVTGVDERTDSVELTVSPDDGDAFTVEARMLAGCDGPVSRTRRAVDLPEPDEKLHGVLGFDSAPDHGDFVDVHLTVPSFFAWRIPRGEAGVEYGLAVRPDADSDARARFDRLVDAYGAEIDRFCSGAIPIGPPDSVTSHRVFLVGDAAAQTKPFTGGGILYGMRSADHAVRAIDPDDPATLSAYEAAWRDELATEIRLGHWLRRAYSLPEPIQRFGLRLTSGEIGVHMDRPTTLFSREHLRSYLP, from the coding sequence ATGTACGACTTCGCCGTCGTCGGCGTCGGGCCCGCCGGCGCGCGCGTCGCCCGCCGTGCGGCTGAGGCGGGCTACGACGTGGTCGCCTTCGAGCAGGGGGAGATCGGGACGCCACTCGCCTGCTCGGGACACGTCTCGAGGGACATCTGGGAGTACACCCCCGCGGGTGCCCGCGAGGAACTGCTCCAGAACGAGGTGTACGGTGCCGACTTCCACGTCGGCGGCGCCGAGAGCGACGCCTACCCGTTCTACAAGGACGAGCCCGTCTCGAACGTGATCGACCGCGAGGAACTGGACCGCATCCTCGCTGAGGCGGCCAGCGACGCGGGCGCCGAGATCCACGACGGCCACACCGTCACGGGTGTCGACGAGCGGACCGACAGCGTCGAACTCACGGTCTCGCCGGACGACGGCGACGCGTTCACCGTCGAGGCGCGGATGCTTGCCGGCTGTGACGGCCCGGTCTCTCGGACCAGACGCGCGGTCGACCTCCCCGAACCCGACGAGAAGCTCCACGGCGTGCTGGGGTTCGACTCTGCCCCCGACCACGGCGACTTCGTCGACGTGCACCTCACGGTGCCGAGCTTCTTCGCGTGGCGCATCCCGCGTGGCGAAGCCGGCGTCGAGTACGGGCTCGCGGTCCGGCCGGACGCCGACAGCGACGCCCGCGCCCGGTTCGACCGCCTCGTCGACGCCTACGGCGCCGAGATCGACCGGTTCTGTTCGGGTGCGATCCCGATCGGGCCGCCGGACTCCGTCACGTCCCACCGCGTGTTTCTGGTCGGCGACGCGGCCGCACAGACGAAACCGTTCACCGGCGGTGGCATCCTCTATGGAATGCGCTCGGCGGACCACGCGGTCAGGGCGATCGATCCCGACGATCCGGCCACGCTGTCGGCGTACGAGGCGGCGTGGCGCGACGAGCTCGCAACGGAGATCCGGCTCGGTCACTGGCTGCGCCGCGCCTACTCGCTCCCGGAGCCGATCCAGCGGTTCGGACTCCGGCTCACGTCGGGCGAAATCGGGGTCCACATGGACCGCCCGACCACGCTGTTCTCCCGGGAGCACCTGCGGAGCTACCTTCCCTGA
- the uvrA gene encoding excinuclease ABC subunit UvrA — protein MSKDFIEVRGAEENNLADLDVEIPREEFSVVTGLSGSGKSSLAFDTVYAEGQRRYIESLSAYARNFLGQMDKPQVESVEGLSPAISIDQKNAANNPRSTVGTVTELHDYLRLLYARVGTPHCPECGREVGTQSAQQMVRRVFELPEGTRAKIAAPVVRDQKGAFEDLFEELVSEGYARVEIDGERYDLTTDDPDLDENYDHTIDVVVDRVKVSEEDRSRITDSVETALEEGDGVLKVILPSPPEELPESFGGNVSRSTGDLADDEADADANERLVVEFSEELACTHCGIDFSEIETRSFSFNSPHGACPECEGIGETKEVDEDLVVVDPEKPIKDVFEAWSYNRSYYQTRIDSVAAHFGVDVTTPFAELTDKQQRQFLYGTDEQVVFQRQTKNGTRRKEKRFEGVIPNLERRHVETDSDSTREHIEEYMAVTTCPACEGTRLKPQSRSVLVDGTDITEVNRLSIADARKHFEGMEANLSERDRTIAEEILKEIRARLGFMEEVGLDYLTLDREASTLSGGESQRIRLATQVGSGLVGVLYVLDEPSIGLHQRDNDRLLDTLEGLRDLGNTLLVVEHDEETMRRADHVIDMGPGPGKRGGEIVAQGEFDDIVNTEASVTGDYLAGRKTVPVPDERRESDAALTIVGARQHNLEDVDVDLPIGQFTAITGVSGSGKSTLMHDVLYKGLARKMNDNTSVDPGEHDAIEGTDEIETVRLIDQSPIGRTPRSNPATYTGVFDHIREAFAQTKLAQQRGYDKGRFSFNVKGGRCEECGGQGTVKIEMNFLSDVHVPCEECGGARYNDETLDVEFKGKTIADVLDMDVAEAYDFFEANSQLRRRLKLLKDVGLGYMKLGQPSTTLSGGEAQRVKLAEELGKKQTGETLYLLDEPTTGLHKEDERKLIEVLQRLTDNGNTVVVVEHELDLIKNADNVVDLGPEGGEGGGEIVASGTPEDVARIDDSHTGRYLRDYLPSVDMEGPRADRRKPAKEEAEAPAADDD, from the coding sequence ATGAGTAAGGACTTCATCGAGGTCCGCGGGGCCGAGGAGAACAACCTCGCGGATCTCGACGTGGAGATCCCGCGGGAGGAGTTCAGCGTCGTCACCGGGCTCTCGGGGTCGGGGAAGTCCTCGTTGGCGTTCGACACCGTCTACGCCGAGGGACAGCGCCGCTACATCGAGAGCCTGTCGGCGTACGCCCGGAACTTCCTGGGGCAGATGGACAAGCCGCAGGTCGAGTCCGTCGAGGGGCTCTCGCCGGCCATCTCGATCGACCAGAAGAATGCCGCGAACAACCCCCGATCGACGGTGGGGACGGTCACGGAACTGCACGACTATCTCCGCCTCCTGTACGCCCGCGTCGGTACGCCCCACTGTCCCGAGTGCGGCCGCGAGGTCGGCACCCAGAGCGCCCAGCAGATGGTGCGCCGGGTGTTCGAACTGCCCGAGGGCACGCGTGCGAAGATCGCCGCGCCCGTCGTCCGCGACCAGAAGGGCGCGTTCGAGGACCTGTTCGAGGAACTCGTGAGCGAAGGCTATGCTCGCGTCGAGATCGACGGCGAGCGCTACGACCTCACCACCGACGACCCCGACCTCGACGAGAACTACGACCACACGATCGACGTGGTGGTCGACCGCGTGAAAGTCAGCGAGGAGGACCGCTCCCGGATCACCGACTCCGTCGAGACCGCCCTCGAAGAGGGCGACGGCGTGCTGAAGGTGATCCTCCCGTCGCCGCCCGAGGAGCTGCCCGAGTCGTTCGGCGGTAACGTCTCCCGGAGCACCGGCGACCTCGCCGACGACGAGGCGGACGCCGACGCGAACGAGCGACTGGTCGTCGAGTTCTCCGAGGAGCTCGCCTGCACCCACTGCGGCATCGACTTCTCGGAGATCGAGACGCGCTCCTTTTCGTTCAACTCTCCCCACGGCGCCTGCCCGGAGTGTGAGGGGATCGGCGAGACGAAGGAGGTCGACGAGGACCTCGTCGTCGTCGACCCCGAGAAGCCGATCAAGGACGTGTTCGAGGCCTGGAGCTACAACCGTTCGTACTACCAGACCCGGATCGACAGCGTCGCCGCCCACTTCGGCGTCGACGTGACGACGCCGTTCGCCGAGCTCACCGACAAGCAGCAGCGGCAGTTCCTCTACGGCACCGACGAGCAGGTGGTGTTCCAGCGTCAGACGAAAAACGGCACCCGGCGCAAGGAGAAGCGGTTCGAGGGCGTCATCCCCAACCTCGAACGCCGCCACGTCGAGACTGACAGCGACTCGACCCGCGAGCACATCGAGGAGTACATGGCCGTCACCACCTGTCCGGCCTGCGAGGGGACCCGGCTCAAGCCACAGTCGCGCTCCGTCCTCGTCGACGGCACCGACATCACCGAGGTCAATCGGCTGAGTATCGCCGACGCCCGTAAGCACTTCGAGGGGATGGAGGCGAACCTCTCCGAGCGCGATCGCACGATCGCCGAGGAGATCCTGAAGGAGATCCGCGCCCGGCTGGGCTTCATGGAGGAGGTCGGCCTCGACTACCTCACGCTCGACCGCGAGGCCTCCACCCTCTCCGGCGGCGAGAGCCAGCGCATCCGGCTCGCGACGCAGGTCGGCTCCGGCCTCGTCGGCGTGCTGTACGTGCTCGACGAGCCCTCGATCGGGCTCCACCAGCGCGACAACGACCGTCTGCTGGACACGCTTGAGGGGCTCAGAGATCTCGGCAACACGCTGCTCGTCGTCGAACACGACGAGGAGACGATGCGCCGGGCCGACCACGTGATCGACATGGGCCCCGGCCCGGGCAAGCGGGGCGGCGAGATCGTCGCACAGGGCGAGTTCGACGACATCGTGAACACCGAAGCGTCGGTCACCGGCGACTATCTCGCCGGCCGGAAGACGGTACCTGTCCCCGACGAGCGTCGCGAGAGCGACGCGGCGCTCACGATCGTCGGCGCCCGCCAACACAACCTCGAGGACGTCGACGTCGACCTGCCGATCGGGCAGTTCACCGCCATCACGGGCGTCTCCGGCTCCGGGAAGTCCACGCTGATGCACGACGTGTTGTACAAGGGGCTGGCTCGGAAGATGAACGACAACACGAGCGTCGACCCCGGCGAGCACGACGCGATCGAGGGGACCGACGAGATCGAGACGGTGCGACTGATCGACCAGTCACCGATCGGTCGGACCCCCCGCTCGAACCCCGCGACGTACACGGGCGTGTTCGATCACATCCGCGAGGCGTTCGCCCAGACGAAACTCGCCCAGCAGCGCGGCTACGACAAGGGGCGGTTCTCGTTCAACGTCAAGGGCGGCCGCTGTGAGGAGTGTGGCGGGCAGGGGACGGTCAAGATCGAGATGAACTTCCTCTCGGACGTGCACGTCCCCTGCGAGGAGTGCGGCGGGGCCCGCTACAACGACGAGACGCTCGACGTGGAGTTCAAGGGGAAGACCATCGCCGACGTGCTCGACATGGACGTGGCCGAGGCGTACGACTTCTTCGAGGCCAACAGCCAACTGCGCCGCCGGCTCAAGCTCCTGAAGGACGTGGGGCTGGGGTACATGAAGCTCGGCCAGCCCTCGACCACGCTCTCCGGTGGGGAGGCCCAGCGCGTCAAGCTGGCCGAGGAGCTCGGGAAGAAGCAGACCGGCGAGACGCTGTACCTGCTCGACGAGCCGACGACCGGCCTCCACAAGGAGGACGAGCGCAAGCTGATCGAGGTGCTCCAGCGCCTGACCGACAACGGGAACACCGTCGTGGTGGTCGAACATGAGCTTGACCTGATCAAGAACGCCGACAACGTCGTCGACCTCGGCCCCGAGGGCGGCGAGGGCGGCGGCGAGATCGTCGCGAGCGGGACGCCCGAGGACGTCGCCCGGATCGACGACTCCCACACTGGGCGCTACCTCCGTGACTACCTCCCGAGCGTCGACATGGAGGGACCGCGTGCGGACCGCCGGAAGCCGGCGAAGGAGGAGGCCGAAGCGCCCGCGGCCGACGACGACTGA
- a CDS encoding HVO_0649 family zinc finger protein — protein sequence MATNNRGMNPLDTLRDRYDTVETVCPACGYDDADGKWTGETDGAEVRYEHACPSCGHVAVRRITIGR from the coding sequence ATGGCCACGAACAACCGCGGCATGAACCCCCTCGACACGCTCCGGGACCGCTACGACACCGTCGAGACGGTCTGTCCGGCGTGTGGGTACGACGACGCCGACGGGAAGTGGACCGGCGAGACCGACGGCGCGGAGGTCCGGTACGAGCACGCCTGTCCGAGCTGTGGGCACGTGGCGGTCCGCCGGATCACGATCGGGCGCTGA
- a CDS encoding DUF6432 family protein, with protein MAVSPEHRDRDEVEFEVLAALADRAEEGMSVLELRAAVDADIDRLEPALGDLKDAGLIEVESNGDGVVLYPAEGVVADPEDLDEEEPSVLEIIRDRFGF; from the coding sequence ATGGCCGTCAGTCCGGAGCATCGCGACAGGGACGAAGTGGAGTTCGAGGTGCTCGCGGCGCTGGCCGACCGCGCCGAGGAGGGGATGAGCGTACTCGAACTGCGCGCGGCGGTCGACGCCGACATCGACCGGCTCGAGCCCGCGCTCGGTGACCTCAAGGATGCGGGGCTGATCGAGGTGGAAAGCAACGGCGACGGGGTGGTGCTCTACCCCGCGGAGGGAGTCGTCGCCGACCCCGAGGATCTCGACGAGGAGGAACCGAGCGTGCTGGAGATCATCCGGGACCGGTTCGGGTTCTGA
- a CDS encoding WD40/YVTN/BNR-like repeat-containing protein has product MSTAYAVYEDALFVVDTARETVVHEEPFDSRTECVAVTDGTLLVGTFEEGLQRSTDEGASWERAAGIEQDAVTSLAVAPHDPKTVYAGTEPSRLYRSTDGGETFERLPGLTDLPSSAEWSFPPRPDTHHVRWIEPDPGDPDLLHVAVEAGALLRAHVDADGSVDWTDRVSSARRDVHTIATHPERPAHAWVAAGDGYAETTDAGESWQHPQDGLDHTYCWSVAVGLPPERPDGSTPRILLSAATSAREAHRVGESYLYRRDGGEWERLDDRGIPTGEGVYRAVLARGDDETTFWAANNHGLYCTDDGADSWTGIDVSWADRVGEQTCRGLTIVVD; this is encoded by the coding sequence ATGTCCACCGCCTACGCCGTCTACGAGGACGCGCTGTTCGTCGTCGACACGGCTCGCGAGACGGTCGTCCACGAGGAGCCGTTCGACTCCCGAACCGAGTGCGTCGCCGTGACCGACGGCACTCTCCTCGTCGGCACGTTCGAGGAGGGCCTCCAGCGCTCGACTGACGAGGGTGCGTCGTGGGAGCGCGCTGCTGGGATCGAGCAGGACGCGGTTACCTCGCTCGCGGTCGCGCCCCACGACCCCAAGACGGTCTACGCCGGCACCGAGCCCAGCCGTCTCTACCGGAGCACCGACGGCGGGGAGACGTTCGAGCGACTGCCGGGCCTCACGGATCTCCCCTCGTCGGCGGAGTGGTCGTTCCCGCCGCGGCCAGACACCCACCACGTTCGCTGGATCGAGCCGGATCCGGGTGATCCGGACCTCCTGCACGTCGCGGTCGAGGCCGGCGCGCTCCTACGCGCTCACGTCGACGCCGACGGGAGCGTCGACTGGACCGATCGCGTTTCGAGCGCTCGCCGGGACGTGCACACGATCGCGACCCATCCCGAACGGCCCGCCCACGCGTGGGTTGCCGCGGGCGATGGATACGCCGAGACGACGGACGCTGGCGAGTCGTGGCAGCATCCGCAGGACGGCCTCGATCACACGTACTGCTGGAGCGTCGCGGTTGGACTGCCTCCCGAACGGCCCGACGGCTCGACGCCGCGGATCCTGCTCTCGGCGGCGACGAGCGCGCGCGAGGCACACCGTGTCGGCGAGTCCTACCTCTACCGGCGAGACGGTGGTGAGTGGGAACGACTCGACGATCGCGGAATCCCGACCGGAGAGGGGGTGTACCGCGCGGTACTGGCACGCGGCGACGACGAAACGACGTTCTGGGCGGCGAACAACCACGGACTGTACTGCACCGACGACGGCGCCGATTCGTGGACCGGGATCGACGTGTCGTGGGCAGATCGCGTCGGCGAGCAGACGTGCCGTGGACTCACGATCGTCGTTGACTGA